From Coffea arabica cultivar ET-39 chromosome 2e, Coffea Arabica ET-39 HiFi, whole genome shotgun sequence, the proteins below share one genomic window:
- the LOC113728671 gene encoding oil body-associated protein 2C, whose protein sequence is MAGRDEASSHEEIPPGRPMSMEQHMVDKGAQMLQSLKPIKQMSQHVCTFALYSHDMNRQIETHHHVTRINQDFLQCAVYDSDDSRGCLIGVEYIISDRLFENLDPEEQKLWHSHAYEIKSGLWVSPRVPEMVVRPELENLAKTYGKFWCTWQTDRGDKLPLGPPALMMSPQPVNLGMVKPALVQKRDDKYNISTDEAIKTTRLEINEPEWINPQADYWKQHGKCFAIDVEPVEMKRMAPFP, encoded by the exons ATGGCAGGAAGAGATGAAGCATCAAGTCATGAAGAAATCCCACCGGGGAGGCCGATGTCAATGGAGCAACACATGGTGGATAAAGGGGCTCAAATGTTGCAATCTTTGAAGCCAATTAAGCAAATGAGCCAGCATGTGTGCACTTTTGCTTTGTACAGCCATGACATGAATAGACAAATTGAGACTCATCACCATGTCACTCGGATCAATCAGGACTTTCTTCAATGTGCTGTTTATGACTCTGATGACTCCAGAGGATGCCTTATTG GAGTGGAGTATATTATTTCTGATCGTCTTTTTGAGAATTTGGATCCGGAGGAGCAGAAGCTTTGGCATTCTCACGCTTATGAA ATCAAATCAGGCCTTTGGGTCAGTCCTCGGGTTCCAGAGATGGTAGTGAGGCCTGAACTTGAAAATCTTGCCAAAACTTACGGCAAGTTTTGGTGTACCTGGCAAACTGATAGAG GTGATAAGTTGCCACTAGGCCCTCCAGCACTAATGATGTCTCCGCAGCCAGTGAATTTGGGCATGGTGAAGCCAGCCCTGGTTCAGAAGAGGGATGACAAATATAACATATCCACTGATGAAGCCATAAAAACTACTCGGCTGGAAATTAACGAGCCCGAATGGATAAATCCCCAAGCAGACTACTGGAAACAGCATGGTAAATGTTTTGCAATCGATGTTGAGCCGGTGGAGATGAAACGAATGGCTCCTTTTCCATGA
- the LOC113731120 gene encoding cyclic phosphodiesterase produces MHCTTPHLTICHSIFNSECKLVHLPIPNPKNILHPRIKNHIKNNKKSTLEHPFTSICSFNPLNQSLISTPNHFLGHSLKFWVSLSLFHSISMEGGSENQQEKHAYSVWGLPPEDLRPRLKKLMERLRSEFNGPEFEPHVTVVGAISLTENEAREKFNKACQGLKAYKAKVEKVATGTFFYQCVFLLLEPSPEVVEASNHCCGHFGYLRSTPYMPHLSLLYAATSEEEKKAAQERACALDETIGDLEFEISRLALYKTDTEDKSLKSWEKVAEYHLISN; encoded by the exons ATGCACTGTACCACACCCCACCTCACCATATGCCATTCAATATTCAATTCCGAATGCAAGCTGGTTCACCTCCCTATTCCCAATCCCAAAAACATATTACATCCAAGAATAAAAAACCACATTAAGAACAATAAAAAGTCAACCTTGGAACATCCGTTCACCTCAATTTGCTCTTTCAACCCCTTAAACCAGTCCTTAATCTCCACCCCAAATCATTTCTTGGGTCATTCTTTAAAATTCTGGGTTTCTTTGAGTTTATTCCATTCAATCTCAATGGAAGGCGGCAGTGAAAATCAGCAAGAGAAGCATGCTTATTCAGTGTGGGGACTTCCACCAGAAGATTTGAGGCCTAGATTGAAGAAGTTGATGGAGAGACTGAGATCAGAATTTAATGGGCCGGAATTTGAGCCTCACGTGACTGTTGTTGGAGCTATAAGCTTGACAGAGAATGAAGCTCGTGAAAAGTTCAACAAGGCTTGTCAGGGGTTGAAGGCTTACAAGGCTAAAGTTGAGAAAGTTGCCACTGGGACTTTCTTTTATCAGtgtgtttttcttttacttgaacCATCTCCTGAG GTTGTGGAAGCTAGTAATCATTGCTGTGGTCATTTTGGATACCTGCGCTCAACAC CTTACATGCCACATTTAAGCCTCCTGTATGCGGCCACATCAGAAGAGGAGAAGAAGGCCGCTCAAGAGAGAGCCTGTGCCCTTGATGAAACCATTGGCGACTTAGAATTTGAGATTTCTCGCCTTGCATTGTACAAAACAGACACCGAAGACAAAAGCCTGAAGTCATGGGAAAAAGTTGCTGAGTACCACCTCATTTCTAACTAG